DNA from Tumebacillus sp. BK434:
TCTTGTCCCAGTAGTTTTCGTTTTTGACCAGCGTGACCGATTGCTCGTGCGTCCAGTCCTTCATCACAAACGGACCGTTGTAGAGCACTTTGTCCGCTTCCGAGCCGTATTTGTCGCCGGACGCTTCGACGAATTTTTGGTTTTGCGCGAAGAAAGTCGGGAACGCCATCTGCTCGATAAAGAACGGCAGCGGGTTCTCCAGCGTCACGACAAGCGTCTTGTCGTCGGTCGCTTTGACCCCGACATCTTCCGCTTTGCCTTTGCCGTCGTTATAAGCTTGGCCACCTTTGACCCATGCTACCATAAACGCATATTGCGCACCGGTGTCCGGGTTCAAGGTGCGCTTCCAGGAGTATTCAAAATCATGCGCAGTCACCGGGTCGCCGTTCGACCATTTGATGCCGTCGCGGAGTTTGAAGGTGTAAGTAAGTCCGTCCGGGGAGATCTCCCAGTTTTCAGCCAGCCCCTTGTCCGCTTTGCCGTTCGCGTCGAGGCGCACCAGGCCTTCGTTGACGTTGGAGAACAGAGTGAAGACAAGGTTGTCGGTCGCTTTCGAAACGTCCATCGTCGGCAGTTCGTCACCGAGTACCAAGTTCAACACTTGCTCTTCCGTTTGCTTTTCTTTGTCGGCGCCATCGGTTGTCTCCGAGCTGCTGCAGCCGGCGAGCACGCCTGTCAGCATCGAAACGGACAGACCAACGGTCAGCCACTTGTTTACTTTCATGTACAAACCCCCATTTGTCGAGTAAAAGACTATTTCTCTGCTTATATATATTATCACAGTTAAATGATTTGTTGGCGGGTATTTGGAACGAAGTTATCAGAAAAAGGGAATTCGGCACCGTGAACAGAATTGAGCATTCTACAAGGAGGTGCGGAGATGAAAATTGCAATCATCGGCCCGGGCGCGATCGGGCGGCTGCTCGGCTATGCGCTGGCAGCAGGCGGGCATGAGGTGGTGATGATCTGCCGCCGCGAGGAACAGGCGGAACGCTTTTGGCAGGACGGGGTGATTTATGTCGACCCGGACGGGCAGGAACACCGTGCGACTGTGCAGGCAGCTGTGGGAATGTCGGACGACGCCTGCACCGGGCTGGACGGTGTGCTGGTCACCGTCAAAAGCTATGACACCGCAGCGGCAGCCCGGCAGATCGCCGCTGTAACGACAGATGCGCCGGTCTTGTCCTTGCAAAACGGGTTGGGCAATGCGGAAACGCTGGCCCGGCATCTCGACCCGGGGCGCATCGCGCTCGCCTTGACCACGCATGGCGCGACGGCGGAAGGGGATAGCAAAGTCTGGCACAAAGGCCGGGGCCAGACGGTCATCGGCAGCCTGGCGGAGCACAGCACGACAGCCTGCCTCTGGGCGGATCTGCTCACCGCCTGCGGGCACTCTGCGCAGCTGTCGGACGACATCCGCCGGGAAGTGTGGAGCAAAG
Protein-coding regions in this window:
- a CDS encoding 2-dehydropantoate 2-reductase, with amino-acid sequence MKIAIIGPGAIGRLLGYALAAGGHEVVMICRREEQAERFWQDGVIYVDPDGQEHRATVQAAVGMSDDACTGLDGVLVTVKSYDTAAAARQIAAVTTDAPVLSLQNGLGNAETLARHLDPGRIALALTTHGATAEGDSKVWHKGRGQTVIGSLAEHSTTACLWADLLTACGHSAQLSDDIRREVWSKAMVNIGINPFTAVLGVQNGQLLQEPEILPLMQAAVAEAERAALADGIVLEDSFLRVLEVCRNTADNTSSMLQDLQKGRRTEIEAMCGVVVEIAEQSGFPAPYNFFLKKIVKKCETKRLELSSLEVKGLFEQFFHKNLMDI